In one Melaminivora jejuensis genomic region, the following are encoded:
- the lnt gene encoding apolipoprotein N-acyltransferase, with protein sequence MGAAWMRGPLPWLLAAGAGLAQAASLALPGSGQPAWWLQIASLALLARVLLALPRTHSSAWRAAGLGWLFATAWLAGTFWWLFISMHTYGGLAAPLAALAVLALAAFLGSYYALVCGCFFRCFSAPGLAGRALTAIVFAALWLLAELARGQWWTGFPWGAGGYAHADGPLAVLARSVGVYGMGFAAALLALALAQWRVSDLRSRRWWAGALLALLAWGALAWQREAALGDAQRDAGAPVSVALLQGNIAQDEKFQAGSGVPLALAWYGEQLRGAQAQLVVAPETAVPLLPQQLMPGYLERVTQRYRQGQGSASASMPDGQALLLGIPLGDLDAGYTNSVLGFAPGQQGQPYRYDKHHLVPFGEFIPPLFRWFTQMLNIPLGDFARGSVGQPSLPWSGQRLAPNICYEDLFGEELAARFVDPAASPTILVNVSNIGWFGDSVAIDQHLAISRLRALELERPMLRATNTGATAVIDHRGRVLAQLPAHTRGVLQAQVQGRTGAATPYAWWAGRFGLAPLWLGAAALVLLAWLCRPRG encoded by the coding sequence ATGGGCGCCGCCTGGATGCGCGGGCCGCTGCCCTGGCTGCTGGCCGCCGGCGCGGGCCTGGCGCAGGCCGCCTCGCTGGCGCTGCCGGGCAGCGGCCAGCCGGCGTGGTGGCTGCAGATCGCCTCGCTGGCGCTGCTGGCGCGCGTGCTGCTGGCGCTGCCGCGCACGCACAGCAGCGCCTGGCGCGCGGCGGGCCTGGGCTGGCTGTTTGCCACCGCCTGGCTGGCCGGCACCTTCTGGTGGCTGTTCATCTCCATGCACACCTACGGCGGCCTGGCGGCGCCGCTGGCTGCGCTGGCAGTGCTGGCGCTGGCGGCCTTCCTGGGCAGTTATTACGCGCTGGTTTGTGGGTGTTTTTTCAGGTGTTTTTCGGCTCCAGGCCTTGCTGGACGTGCGCTGACAGCTATTGTTTTTGCTGCTCTGTGGCTGCTCGCCGAGCTGGCGCGCGGTCAGTGGTGGACGGGCTTTCCGTGGGGCGCGGGCGGCTATGCCCACGCCGACGGCCCGCTGGCCGTGCTGGCGCGCAGCGTGGGCGTGTATGGCATGGGCTTTGCCGCAGCGCTGCTGGCGCTGGCGCTGGCGCAGTGGCGCGTGTCGGACTTGCGCAGTCGGCGCTGGTGGGCCGGCGCGCTGCTGGCGCTGCTGGCCTGGGGCGCGCTGGCGTGGCAGCGCGAGGCGGCGCTGGGCGACGCGCAGCGCGACGCCGGCGCGCCGGTCAGCGTGGCGCTGCTGCAGGGCAACATCGCGCAGGACGAGAAGTTCCAGGCCGGCAGCGGCGTGCCGCTGGCGCTGGCGTGGTATGGCGAGCAGCTGCGCGGCGCCCAGGCGCAACTGGTCGTGGCGCCCGAGACAGCAGTGCCCCTGCTGCCCCAGCAGCTCATGCCCGGCTATCTGGAGCGGGTGACGCAGCGCTACCGGCAGGGGCAGGGGTCGGCATCAGCGTCCATGCCGGATGGACAGGCGCTGCTGCTGGGCATCCCGCTGGGCGATCTGGATGCGGGCTACACCAACTCGGTGCTCGGCTTTGCACCCGGGCAGCAGGGCCAGCCCTACCGCTACGACAAGCATCATCTGGTGCCCTTCGGCGAATTCATCCCGCCGCTGTTCCGGTGGTTCACGCAGATGCTGAACATCCCGCTGGGCGACTTCGCGCGCGGCAGCGTCGGCCAGCCGTCCCTGCCCTGGAGTGGCCAGCGGCTGGCGCCCAACATCTGCTATGAGGACTTGTTCGGCGAGGAGCTGGCGGCGCGCTTCGTCGATCCTGCGGCCAGTCCGACCATCCTGGTCAACGTCAGCAACATTGGCTGGTTCGGCGACAGCGTGGCCATCGACCAGCACCTGGCCATCAGCCGCCTGCGTGCGCTGGAGCTGGAGCGCCCCATGCTGCGCGCCACCAACACCGGCGCGACCGCCGTCATCGACCACCGGGGCCGCGTGCTGGCGCAATTGCCGGCGCACACGCGCGGCGTGCTGCAGGCGCAGGTGCAGGGCCGCACGGGCGCCGCCACGCCCTACGCCTGGTGGGCCGGGCGCTTCGGGCTGGCGCCGCTGTGGCTGGGCGCGGCGGCGCTGGTGCTGCTGGCCTGGCTGTGCCGCCCCCGGGGCTGA
- the fabA gene encoding bifunctional 3-hydroxydecanoyl-ACP dehydratase/trans-2-decenoyl-ACP isomerase yields the protein MAESFSYEQLIASGEGRLFSPDSGRLPLPPMLMFDRITHIDSDGGAHGLGRIVAELDVKPGLWFFECHFQGDPVMPGCLGLDAMWQLIGFYLTWLRLPGRGRALGAGEVKFTGEVGPDVKLVTYEIDIKRVIKRKLNMAIGDARLLADGKEIYVANDLRVGLFLREEAASDQEAAGT from the coding sequence ATGGCTGAATCTTTCTCTTACGAACAACTGATCGCCTCGGGCGAGGGCCGGTTGTTCTCCCCGGACAGCGGGCGCCTGCCCCTGCCTCCCATGCTGATGTTCGACCGCATCACGCACATCGACAGCGACGGCGGCGCACACGGCCTGGGCCGGATCGTGGCCGAGCTGGACGTCAAGCCGGGCCTGTGGTTCTTCGAGTGCCACTTCCAGGGCGACCCGGTCATGCCCGGCTGCCTGGGGCTGGATGCCATGTGGCAGCTGATCGGTTTTTATCTGACCTGGCTGCGCCTGCCGGGCCGGGGCCGCGCTCTTGGAGCCGGCGAGGTCAAGTTCACCGGCGAAGTCGGCCCGGACGTGAAACTCGTGACCTACGAGATCGACATCAAGCGCGTCATCAAGCGCAAACTGAACATGGCCATCGGCGATGCACGATTGCTCGCCGACGGCAAGGAAATCTACGTGGCCAATGACCTGCGCGTGGGCCTGTTCCTGCGCGAGGAGGCGGCCAGCGACCAGGAGGCGGCAGGCACATGA
- the fabB gene encoding beta-ketoacyl-ACP synthase I, with amino-acid sequence MSSKKRVVITGAGIVSCIGNDLASVEQSLRDGHSGIRAVPKFTELGMRSQVGGTPEIDLEARIDRKQLRFMGDAAAYAQIALEDAIAQSGLTPDQVSHPRTGLLMGSGGGSPANQIEAADTLRDKGIRRVGPYQVTRCMSSTVSACLATNFKVRGINYSITSACSTSAHCIGAAAQQIAWGMQDVMFAGGGEEMSWGMALLFDGMGAMSSKYNGTPERASRAYDANRDGFVIAGGGGAVVLESLEHAIGRGATILAEVVGFGATSDGEDMVAPSGDGAVACMRQALEGLDGPIDYINTHGTSTPVGDMQEVRAMRQVFGDAVPPFSSTKSLTGHSLGATGVQEAIYCLIMLQKGFIAGSINVEAPDPELGDMPLVTQTSDAQLTQVLSNSFGFGGTNASLVLRRWDGA; translated from the coding sequence ATGAGCAGCAAGAAGCGTGTGGTGATCACCGGCGCGGGCATCGTCTCGTGCATCGGCAACGATCTGGCAAGCGTCGAGCAGTCCTTGCGGGATGGCCACTCGGGCATCCGCGCCGTGCCCAAGTTCACCGAGCTGGGGATGCGCAGCCAGGTCGGCGGCACGCCCGAGATCGACCTGGAGGCGCGCATCGACAGAAAGCAGCTGCGCTTCATGGGCGACGCCGCCGCCTATGCGCAGATCGCGCTGGAAGATGCCATCGCCCAGTCCGGCCTGACGCCAGACCAGGTGAGCCACCCGCGCACCGGCCTGCTCATGGGCTCGGGCGGCGGCTCGCCGGCCAACCAGATCGAGGCCGCCGACACGCTGCGCGACAAGGGCATCCGCCGCGTCGGGCCGTACCAGGTCACGCGCTGCATGAGCTCCACCGTCTCGGCGTGCCTGGCGACCAACTTCAAAGTCCGCGGCATCAACTACTCCATCACCTCGGCCTGCTCCACCTCGGCGCACTGCATCGGCGCGGCGGCGCAGCAGATTGCCTGGGGGATGCAGGACGTGATGTTTGCCGGCGGCGGCGAGGAAATGTCCTGGGGCATGGCGCTGCTGTTCGACGGCATGGGCGCCATGTCCAGCAAATACAACGGCACGCCCGAGCGCGCCTCGCGCGCCTATGACGCCAACCGCGACGGCTTCGTGATCGCCGGCGGCGGCGGCGCGGTGGTGCTGGAGAGCCTGGAGCACGCTATAGGAAGAGGTGCGACCATCCTGGCCGAAGTGGTGGGCTTTGGCGCCACCAGCGACGGCGAGGACATGGTGGCCCCCTCGGGCGACGGCGCTGTGGCCTGTATGCGCCAGGCGCTGGAGGGGCTGGATGGGCCGATCGACTACATCAACACGCATGGCACCTCGACGCCCGTGGGCGACATGCAGGAAGTGCGGGCCATGCGGCAGGTGTTTGGCGATGCGGTGCCGCCGTTTTCCTCGACCAAGTCGCTGACCGGGCATTCGCTGGGCGCCACGGGCGTGCAGGAGGCGATTTATTGCCTGATCATGCTGCAAAAGGGCTTCATCGCCGGGTCGATCAATGTGGAAGCGCCGGATCCGGAACTGGGCGACATGCCGCTGGTGACCCAGACGAGCGACGCGCAGTTGACGCAGGTGCTGTCCAACAGCTTTGGCTTTGGCGGGACGAATGCGTCGCTGGTGCTCAGACGGTGGGATGGAGCCTGA